A genome region from Arthrobacter agilis includes the following:
- the nhaA gene encoding Na+/H+ antiporter NhaA — MTNTPPVPSRSSVLGRGSYRETLRIGEILRKETVGGLLLVAAAVLALVWANSPASESYFALRDLRIGYAPWHLELSLGAWASDGLLAIFFFLVGLELKREFVAGDLRQFSRSVVPIAAAAGGVAVPAVLYALVNLGNPEALRGWAIPTATDIAFAVAVLAIIGSHLPSALRIFLLTLAVVDDLIAITIIAVFYSGDLAVGPLLLALVPLAVFTVVAQRHRRFFGTRPAAAWFILLPLGVVTWALVHASGIHATVAGVLLGFAIPVIRSQASGGPTAGPGLSEVFEHRFRPISAGFAVPVFAFFSAGVSAGGWGGLFSAVTDPVAVGIVLALVVGKPVGILGTTWLVTKLTRASLDRSLKWIDVFGVSLLAGIGFTVSLLVAELSFGQGSIHDDHAKVGILTASLLAALLASSVLVLRNRRYRAAEEADAVDADQDGIPDVYEQDGRP, encoded by the coding sequence ATGACCAACACCCCACCTGTTCCCTCGCGTTCCTCCGTCCTCGGACGGGGGAGCTACCGCGAGACGCTCCGGATCGGCGAGATCCTGCGCAAGGAGACCGTCGGCGGCCTCCTCCTGGTCGCCGCAGCGGTGCTCGCCCTGGTCTGGGCCAACTCGCCCGCCTCCGAGAGCTACTTCGCGTTACGCGACCTGCGGATCGGGTACGCCCCCTGGCACCTGGAGCTGAGCCTCGGGGCGTGGGCGTCCGACGGCCTGCTGGCGATCTTCTTCTTCCTCGTGGGACTGGAACTCAAACGCGAGTTCGTGGCCGGGGACCTGCGCCAATTCAGCCGGTCCGTGGTGCCCATCGCAGCGGCAGCGGGAGGGGTGGCGGTCCCCGCCGTCCTCTACGCGCTCGTGAACCTCGGCAACCCGGAGGCGCTGCGGGGCTGGGCGATCCCGACCGCGACGGACATCGCCTTCGCCGTGGCCGTCCTGGCCATCATCGGCTCGCACCTCCCGAGCGCCCTGAGGATCTTCCTGCTCACCCTCGCCGTGGTCGACGACCTCATCGCGATCACCATCATCGCCGTGTTCTACTCCGGCGACCTCGCCGTCGGGCCGCTGCTGCTGGCCCTGGTGCCCCTGGCGGTCTTCACGGTCGTGGCCCAGCGTCACCGCCGGTTCTTCGGCACCCGGCCCGCCGCGGCCTGGTTCATCCTCCTGCCCCTGGGCGTCGTCACCTGGGCACTCGTGCATGCCTCGGGCATCCACGCCACGGTGGCCGGCGTGCTGCTGGGCTTCGCCATCCCGGTGATCCGCTCGCAGGCCAGCGGCGGCCCGACGGCGGGTCCTGGCCTCTCGGAGGTGTTCGAACACCGGTTCCGGCCCATCTCCGCCGGCTTCGCCGTCCCGGTGTTCGCCTTCTTCTCCGCCGGTGTGTCCGCCGGCGGCTGGGGCGGACTGTTCTCGGCCGTCACGGACCCCGTGGCCGTCGGCATCGTCCTGGCCCTCGTGGTGGGCAAGCCCGTCGGGATCCTGGGGACCACCTGGCTCGTCACGAAGCTCACGCGGGCGTCCCTGGACCGCTCCCTGAAGTGGATCGACGTGTTCGGGGTGTCCCTCCTGGCCGGCATCGGCTTCACGGTGTCGCTGCTCGTCGCGGAGCTGAGCTTCGGACAGGGCAGCATCCACGACGACCACGCGAAGGTGGGCATCCTCACGGCCTCACTGCTGGCAGCACTCCTGGCGTCGTCGGTGCTGGTCCTGCGGAACCGGAGGTACCGTGCGGCCGAGGAAGCGGACGCCGTCGACGCGGACCAGGACGGCATCCCGGACGTGTACGAGCAGGACGGCCGCCCGTAG
- a CDS encoding NUDIX domain-containing protein, whose amino-acid sequence MGTDNSAGARIGVDVPDARGRVELDREGRDLVRNARVRILGVEVLASDWHVLRKTTYEYTRLDGSRSIEHRETYDRGNGATVLLYDLEHRTVLLVRQFRYPAYVNDHADGMLLEAPAGLLDEDDPATAIRREAEEETGVTIGSLEHVLTAYMSPGSVTEVLYFYAAPYTDADRSGRGGGLRSDGEDLEVTELRFDDALAGIRRGDIVDAKTIMLLQWAALEGPFASGS is encoded by the coding sequence ATGGGCACTGACAACTCCGCCGGAGCGAGGATCGGCGTCGACGTGCCGGATGCCCGCGGCCGGGTGGAGCTCGACCGGGAAGGAAGGGATCTCGTCCGGAACGCACGGGTCAGGATCCTGGGTGTCGAGGTCCTCGCGTCGGACTGGCATGTGCTGCGCAAAACGACCTACGAGTACACGCGCCTGGACGGCTCCCGGAGTATCGAGCATCGGGAGACCTACGACCGCGGCAACGGCGCGACGGTCCTCCTCTACGACCTCGAGCACCGCACGGTGCTCCTCGTGCGGCAGTTCCGGTACCCCGCCTATGTCAACGACCACGCCGACGGGATGCTCCTGGAGGCTCCGGCAGGCCTCCTGGACGAGGACGACCCCGCCACCGCCATCCGCCGGGAAGCCGAGGAGGAGACCGGGGTGACCATCGGTTCCCTGGAGCACGTCCTCACGGCCTACATGAGCCCCGGCTCCGTCACCGAGGTGCTCTACTTCTACGCCGCTCCCTACACCGATGCCGACAGGTCCGGACGCGGTGGCGGCCTGCGCTCGGACGGGGAGGACCTCGAGGTCACCGAGCTGCGCTTCGACGACGCCCTGGCCGGCATCCGGCGCGGCGACATCGTCGATGCCAAGACCATCATGCTGCTGCAGTGGGCGGCACTGGAGGGCCCCTTCGCCTCCGGGAGCTGA
- a CDS encoding DUF2505 domain-containing protein, translating to MALNASTTLPYDTQTVLGVFTDEGFVRHMSEYVGGTLESLTVDGDTAGAFTLTAVRTMPTTRLPDMARKFVGETLSVTQTEHWEAPAADGSRQASLEMTVAGVPLNVSAVQRLIAQGSDTVVDLQGNVTSSIPFLGGKIAGAAEPMIGKALNVQAVEARKWLESR from the coding sequence ATGGCTTTGAACGCGTCCACCACGCTCCCCTACGACACCCAGACCGTGCTCGGCGTCTTCACCGACGAGGGGTTCGTGCGCCACATGAGCGAGTACGTGGGCGGCACCCTGGAGTCGCTCACGGTCGACGGCGACACCGCCGGAGCGTTCACCCTCACCGCGGTGCGCACCATGCCGACCACCCGCCTGCCGGACATGGCCCGCAAGTTCGTGGGCGAGACCCTCTCGGTCACGCAGACCGAGCACTGGGAGGCCCCCGCAGCGGACGGCTCCCGCCAGGCCTCGCTCGAGATGACCGTCGCCGGCGTGCCCCTGAACGTGTCCGCCGTGCAGCGGCTGATCGCCCAGGGCTCCGACACCGTCGTCGACCTGCAGGGCAACGTCACCTCCTCCATCCCGTTCCTCGGCGGCAAGATCGCCGGGGCCGCGGAGCCGATGATCGGCAAGGCGCTCAACGTGCAGGCCGTCGAGGCCCGCAAGTGGCTCGAGAGCCGCTGA
- a CDS encoding GNAT family N-acetyltransferase — MTRTWLPAGFEHPLRVEWTDGVHLRPISPDDVDIDLPVVLANRAMLRTMYGEAWGWPPQTMTREQDLEDLQHHADDMDTHASFNYAILPADEDTLLGCLYIDPVTTDEGIEAEVSWWLAADAPRRLRDGLDAFALSWLRSAWPFTRLHTPFNDVRPAADGNPDRGTDGAPDGH, encoded by the coding sequence ATGACCCGCACCTGGCTTCCCGCCGGTTTCGAGCATCCACTGCGGGTCGAATGGACCGACGGGGTGCACCTGCGGCCCATCAGCCCGGACGACGTGGACATCGACCTGCCCGTCGTCCTGGCGAACCGGGCGATGCTCCGGACCATGTACGGAGAGGCCTGGGGCTGGCCGCCGCAGACCATGACCCGCGAGCAGGATCTCGAGGACCTGCAGCATCACGCCGACGACATGGACACGCACGCGTCGTTCAACTACGCCATCCTGCCCGCCGACGAGGACACCCTCCTGGGCTGCCTGTACATCGATCCGGTGACCACGGACGAGGGGATCGAGGCGGAGGTGTCCTGGTGGCTCGCCGCCGATGCGCCCCGTCGGCTCCGGGACGGGCTGGACGCCTTCGCGCTGTCCTGGCTCCGGTCCGCCTGGCCCTTCACCCGGCTCCACACGCCCTTCAACGACGTCCGCCCCGCAGCGGATGGGAACCCGGACCGGGGCACGGACGGAGCGCCTGATGGGCACTGA
- a CDS encoding SCO4848 family membrane protein has protein sequence MELPTPLALILILAGVWTLIVWPPFLRRILKDPRARDEKGAATRFLTVHVMLISTSMILGAATAVIGVRTLIG, from the coding sequence ATGGAACTGCCCACACCCCTCGCCCTCATCCTGATCCTCGCCGGCGTCTGGACCCTGATCGTCTGGCCGCCGTTCCTGCGCCGCATCCTGAAGGACCCGCGCGCCCGTGACGAGAAGGGGGCGGCCACCCGCTTCCTCACGGTGCACGTCATGCTCATCTCCACGTCGATGATCCTCGGCGCCGCCACCGCCGTCATCGGCGTGCGCACCCTCATCGGCTGA